From Mucilaginibacter rubeus, a single genomic window includes:
- a CDS encoding SDR family NAD(P)-dependent oxidoreductase: MNFNGKNILVVGGSSGIGLSLIKLLHQQQANIYTISRSASAEWPEDVHFLKADVLENLDAVEMFLPDQLHGLVYSVGSITLKPFSRLTDEDFLKDFQLNVLGAARIIRQAIKPIKNAAGSSIVLISSVAAKTGMPYHASIAAAKGAVEGMALSLAAELAIQHVRVNVVAPSLTDTPLAQTLLSTAEKREASAKRHPLGKIGQSEDISRLIAFLLSDETSWMTGQVIGMDGGLGKLKTS, encoded by the coding sequence ATGAATTTCAACGGAAAAAATATCCTGGTAGTCGGTGGCAGTTCCGGCATCGGCCTGTCGCTGATTAAATTGCTTCATCAGCAGCAAGCCAATATTTATACGATATCAAGATCGGCATCAGCCGAGTGGCCGGAAGATGTACATTTTTTAAAAGCCGACGTTTTAGAAAATTTGGATGCCGTGGAAATGTTCCTTCCTGATCAATTGCACGGCCTGGTTTACTCGGTTGGCAGCATTACGCTGAAACCATTCAGCAGGTTAACCGATGAAGACTTTTTGAAGGATTTCCAGCTGAATGTTTTAGGTGCAGCACGTATTATCCGGCAAGCTATTAAACCTATAAAAAATGCCGCCGGTTCATCTATCGTGTTGATCAGTTCTGTCGCTGCCAAAACAGGCATGCCATACCATGCCAGTATCGCAGCGGCAAAAGGTGCGGTTGAAGGTATGGCCCTTTCTTTAGCAGCAGAGCTTGCTATTCAGCATGTCCGGGTTAACGTGGTTGCACCGTCGTTAACAGATACACCACTCGCTCAAACCTTGTTGAGCACAGCTGAAAAACGGGAAGCCTCTGCTAAACGCCATCCTTTAGGAAAGATAGGGCAATCCGAAGATATCAGCCGGCTGATCGCATTTTTATTATCGGATGAGACCAGCTGGATGACCGGGCAGGTTATCGGCATGGATGGTGGCTTAGGTAAATTAAAAACAAGTTAA
- a CDS encoding lycopene cyclase domain-containing protein, with product MRFTYLLIDLFSVLVPFLFSFHSSLKFYKNWHSLFPAMLLTGIVFIAWDMYFTHLKIWGFNPVYLTGLYIGNLPVEEVLFFFCIPYSCVFTYACLNVTIKKKISARYPIIISSLLITFSLFMAICFRKQDYTCYTFAALTILLFTAQFIIKVSWLSKFYITYLLLLLPFLIVNGLLTGTGLENPVVWYNPAHIIGLRILTIPVEDIFYGMDLILLNVMIYTGLSARFYPWFKNQRKTINSKSSLPYVKTIS from the coding sequence ATGAGATTTACCTATCTGCTGATCGATCTTTTTTCGGTGCTAGTGCCCTTTCTTTTTTCATTTCACTCCAGCCTGAAGTTTTACAAAAACTGGCATTCACTTTTCCCGGCAATGCTCCTGACAGGGATAGTATTTATTGCCTGGGATATGTATTTCACCCACTTAAAAATATGGGGCTTTAATCCTGTTTACCTCACAGGCCTCTACATCGGTAACTTGCCTGTTGAAGAAGTCTTGTTCTTTTTTTGTATCCCTTACTCATGTGTGTTCACTTATGCCTGTTTAAATGTAACGATCAAAAAAAAGATATCTGCCCGTTATCCGATTATCATTAGCTCATTACTGATAACCTTTTCTTTATTTATGGCAATCTGTTTTCGTAAACAGGATTATACGTGTTATACTTTCGCTGCTTTAACTATCTTACTTTTTACCGCGCAGTTTATTATAAAAGTAAGCTGGCTTTCAAAATTCTATATCACTTATCTGCTGTTATTGCTTCCCTTCCTGATCGTGAATGGTTTGCTAACTGGCACCGGCCTGGAAAACCCGGTAGTTTGGTACAACCCGGCACATATTATAGGCTTACGTATTTTGACCATTCCCGTTGAGGATATCTTTTATGGCATGGATTTGATCTTACTAAATGTAATGATCTATACAGGTTTAAGCGCGAGGTTTTACCCTTGGTTTAAAAATCAGAGAAAGACGATAAATAGCAAAAGCTCTTTACCTTATGTTAAAACAATTTCATGA
- a CDS encoding MarR family winged helix-turn-helix transcriptional regulator, whose translation MKSYQLIHQLIDLVAELEKENQGRQASLQDFAGFLLNKVGDPAGNTQSSEVRFGANDSAALDIAYQLDNNIGRLFVFMSRYAKSYIKKALEGTPLQTAEDFTALAILLTHSHLSKSELISYNLQEKTSGTEVLRRLIAHGLVRQWDDEKDKRSKHIAITDKGKILLFQVFEHTSYVGTIITGRLTIAEKFTLQYLLQKLENFHLEQYEKKSIINKEDLKKIAAEIAPE comes from the coding sequence ATGAAATCATACCAACTTATTCACCAACTGATCGATCTTGTAGCCGAACTGGAAAAAGAAAACCAGGGACGGCAAGCGTCTTTGCAGGATTTTGCAGGTTTTTTGCTGAATAAAGTTGGTGACCCTGCCGGTAATACACAGAGTAGTGAAGTTAGGTTCGGCGCTAATGACAGCGCCGCTTTGGATATTGCCTATCAGCTGGATAATAATATTGGTCGCTTGTTTGTTTTTATGAGCCGCTATGCGAAATCTTATATAAAAAAGGCGCTGGAAGGCACACCCTTGCAAACCGCCGAAGATTTTACCGCTTTGGCGATCCTTTTAACACATAGCCATTTGTCAAAAAGTGAACTGATCAGCTATAATCTACAGGAAAAAACATCGGGTACGGAGGTGCTCAGACGTCTGATCGCCCACGGTTTGGTAAGGCAATGGGACGACGAAAAGGATAAAAGAAGTAAACATATTGCCATTACTGATAAGGGAAAAATATTACTATTTCAGGTATTCGAACATACCAGCTATGTGGGTACGATCATCACCGGAAGACTGACGATTGCTGAAAAATTCACGTTGCAATATCTTTTACAAAAACTGGAAAACTTTCATTTGGAGCAATACGAAAAGAAGAGCATTATTAACAAGGAAGACCTTAAAAAAATAGCAGCAGAAATTGCACCGGAATAA
- a CDS encoding oxygenase MpaB family protein, with protein MINHNLYSNELLDRKRLLCDAQADEFIRYVFSDPAKKKQLQDWMGGASGTLHLNLLQDAFPGFAFIDNATELPTWAQPRLMKTGAVFFARHSEIIMSLLGLLSLPYCYNAANGAMVLYLSELIRKQTTKRLFDTAVFVWEVMGPDAFSKNGSAFEEILKVRIMHAAVRYYTLHSGKWNDSWGLPINQEDMAGTNLSFSLIVIRGLRMLGYSVSEEDQAAFMHIWAVVGYLSGLDADLIPENSKMAQQLDNTIKRRQFTVSAHGQELTGSLTAHILSVNKSKATANDILGLMRYLLGKEMADMLAINAPELPAYKLTLIKTLNLLRSFKPQGDAKQNYRAAYAAFKTQNPELAKRN; from the coding sequence ATGATCAATCATAATTTATATAGCAATGAACTTTTAGACCGTAAACGGCTATTGTGCGACGCGCAGGCAGATGAGTTTATACGTTATGTTTTTAGCGATCCGGCAAAGAAAAAGCAATTACAGGACTGGATGGGTGGCGCTTCTGGTACTTTACATTTGAATTTATTACAAGATGCCTTTCCGGGTTTTGCCTTTATTGATAACGCTACAGAACTGCCCACGTGGGCACAGCCACGGCTAATGAAAACCGGCGCTGTTTTCTTTGCCCGGCACTCTGAGATCATTATGAGTTTACTTGGGTTGTTATCATTACCCTATTGTTATAATGCAGCCAATGGTGCAATGGTGCTATACTTGTCCGAGCTGATCCGCAAGCAAACCACCAAAAGGCTTTTTGATACCGCTGTTTTTGTTTGGGAAGTAATGGGGCCGGATGCTTTCAGTAAAAACGGAAGCGCTTTTGAAGAAATTTTAAAAGTGAGGATCATGCATGCGGCCGTTCGTTACTACACGCTTCATAGCGGCAAATGGAACGATAGCTGGGGATTACCCATAAACCAGGAAGACATGGCCGGGACAAACCTGTCATTTTCGCTGATCGTAATTCGCGGGTTACGAATGCTCGGTTACAGCGTTAGCGAGGAAGATCAGGCAGCGTTTATGCATATCTGGGCGGTAGTAGGTTACTTATCGGGCTTAGATGCAGATCTGATCCCCGAAAATTCTAAAATGGCGCAGCAACTTGATAACACTATCAAACGAAGGCAATTCACTGTTTCTGCGCATGGGCAGGAATTAACCGGATCGTTGACCGCTCATATCCTGTCGGTGAATAAAAGTAAGGCGACGGCTAACGATATCCTTGGCTTAATGCGTTACCTGCTTGGAAAAGAAATGGCGGATATGCTGGCGATCAATGCTCCTGAACTGCCCGCTTATAAATTGACGCTGATCAAAACGCTGAACCTGTTGAGAAGCTTTAAGCCGCAGGGAGACGCTAAGCAAAATTACCGGGCGGCTTACGCTGCATTCAAAACTCAAAACCCGGAACTCGCCAAAAGAAACTAA
- a CDS encoding sterol desaturase family protein, translated as MKLLINIAIILASFSGMEGVAWLTHKYVMHGIFWPLHRDHHLKEHYGFLERNDLFFLIFALPGIACLAAGTLYRLPVCTCIGIGITLYGACYFFVHDLFIHQRIKVLRNSENRYLKAIRRAHKMHHKHTGKYDGESFGMLWVSWKYFRNTSKNNPA; from the coding sequence ATGAAATTGCTCATTAACATTGCGATTATATTAGCTTCATTTTCAGGAATGGAAGGTGTGGCTTGGTTAACCCACAAATATGTGATGCATGGTATTTTCTGGCCGCTGCACCGTGATCACCACCTGAAAGAACATTACGGCTTTCTGGAACGTAATGACTTGTTCTTCCTGATCTTCGCGCTTCCAGGCATTGCCTGTCTTGCGGCAGGAACACTATATCGTTTGCCGGTATGCACTTGTATCGGCATAGGCATCACGCTTTATGGCGCTTGTTACTTTTTTGTACACGACCTGTTTATCCATCAGCGCATAAAAGTGCTGCGTAATTCAGAGAACCGTTACCTGAAAGCCATCCGCCGGGCGCATAAAATGCACCATAAGCATACGGGTAAATATGACGGCGAAAGCTTTGGTATGTTATGGGTATCCTGGAAATATTTCCGTAACACTTCAAAAAACAACCCGGCATGA
- the idi gene encoding isopentenyl-diphosphate Delta-isomerase: MEDNIIIVDTAGNAIGEIDKMEAHISGTLHRAFSVFVFNSKGQLLLQQRALNKYHSGGLWTNTCCSHPRADEFTPDAAHRRLREEMGMDCELTELFQFSYRHEFANGLIENEYDHVFMGISDEFPLPNPAEVAGFRYIDTDLLIFELLEQPEQYTAWFKICLEKVLEIYRQII; this comes from the coding sequence TTGGAAGATAACATAATTATAGTTGATACAGCCGGTAACGCTATTGGTGAAATAGATAAGATGGAGGCTCACATATCGGGAACGCTGCACCGCGCCTTCTCCGTTTTTGTATTCAACAGCAAAGGCCAGTTGCTGCTTCAGCAAAGAGCGTTGAATAAATACCATTCCGGCGGACTTTGGACTAACACGTGCTGCAGTCATCCGCGTGCAGATGAATTTACGCCGGATGCCGCTCATAGACGTTTGCGGGAAGAAATGGGAATGGATTGTGAACTGACCGAGTTATTTCAGTTCAGCTATCGTCATGAATTTGCGAACGGGTTAATCGAAAATGAATACGACCATGTTTTTATGGGCATCAGTGATGAGTTCCCGTTACCCAATCCTGCAGAAGTGGCCGGGTTCAGGTATATAGATACCGATCTGTTGATTTTTGAATTATTGGAACAGCCCGAGCAATATACAGCCTGGTTTAAAATATGCCTGGAAAAAGTATTGGAAATCTATCGTCAAATTATTTAA
- a CDS encoding phytoene/squalene synthase family protein, translating into MKERFDILSATCSRETTRLYSTSFSLGILFLNKEVRHPIHAIYGFVRLADEIVDSFHNYPKSLMLAELKADTFTAIERGISINPVINSFQQVVNQFKINHNLIIQFLNSMEMDLGEQSYNAEKYQQYIMGSAQVVGLMCLHVFTNGNQAEFERLRIPAMKLGSAFQKVNFLRDVNADYEQLNRTYFPDVDLSAFSDENKRAIEQDILSELNEALEGIRELPRSCRKGVYLAYVYYKKLFGKIAKVPAEKVMSERIRVSNGHKFYLMFDSLVRYKLNVL; encoded by the coding sequence ATGAAAGAACGATTTGATATCTTATCTGCTACGTGCAGCAGGGAAACAACCCGGCTTTACAGTACCAGCTTCTCCCTGGGGATATTATTTCTTAACAAGGAGGTACGTCATCCCATACACGCGATTTACGGCTTTGTAAGATTAGCCGACGAAATCGTGGACAGTTTCCATAATTATCCAAAATCACTTATGCTGGCAGAGTTAAAGGCTGACACCTTTACCGCTATCGAGCGTGGCATCAGTATTAACCCGGTAATTAATTCATTTCAACAGGTTGTCAACCAATTCAAAATCAATCACAACCTGATCATACAGTTTTTGAACAGCATGGAGATGGACCTTGGTGAACAATCTTATAATGCAGAAAAATACCAGCAATATATAATGGGTTCTGCCCAGGTAGTCGGACTGATGTGCCTGCACGTATTCACCAATGGCAATCAGGCCGAATTTGAGCGCTTGAGAATCCCTGCGATGAAATTGGGATCGGCTTTTCAAAAAGTCAATTTTCTCAGGGATGTAAACGCTGACTATGAGCAACTGAATCGCACCTACTTTCCGGATGTTGACCTGTCTGCATTTTCAGACGAGAACAAGCGTGCTATAGAACAGGATATTCTTTCAGAACTTAACGAAGCCCTGGAAGGGATCAGGGAGTTGCCACGTTCCTGCCGCAAGGGTGTTTACCTGGCTTACGTTTATTATAAGAAACTATTCGGGAAAATAGCGAAAGTACCGGCCGAAAAAGTAATGTCGGAAAGGATACGGGTATCAAACGGGCACAAGTTTTATTTAATGTTTGATTCACTGGTAAGGTACAAGTTGAATGTGCTTTAA
- the folE gene encoding GTP cyclohydrolase I FolE, which produces MIKNEILNDLTLARVVTDLEQDHYNAAFDTPLRPDAFELDDDTKMELIAKHFTAIMETLGMDMEDDSLKDTPKRVAKMYVKEIFSGLNPANKPKPTLFKNPFNYNQMLVERNIAVFSNCEHHFVPIVGKAHVAYISNGQVIGLSKLNRIVQYCSQRPQVQERLTMQIANMLKEALDSENVAVIIDAHHHCVSSRGIRDAGSTTLTAEYSGQFLNMETKNEFLKYIGS; this is translated from the coding sequence ATGATAAAAAACGAAATATTGAATGACTTAACTTTAGCGCGGGTGGTAACTGATCTGGAGCAGGATCATTATAATGCTGCCTTTGACACGCCACTCCGTCCCGACGCTTTTGAACTGGACGACGATACCAAAATGGAACTTATCGCCAAACATTTTACAGCGATCATGGAAACTTTGGGAATGGATATGGAAGATGACAGTTTGAAAGATACGCCTAAGCGGGTGGCTAAAATGTACGTGAAGGAGATCTTCAGCGGCTTGAACCCTGCTAATAAACCCAAACCCACTTTATTCAAAAATCCATTCAACTATAACCAGATGTTGGTGGAACGGAATATTGCTGTATTTAGTAACTGTGAGCACCACTTTGTACCTATTGTGGGTAAAGCCCACGTTGCCTATATCAGTAACGGGCAGGTGATAGGTTTATCAAAGCTGAACAGGATTGTTCAGTATTGTTCGCAAAGGCCGCAAGTGCAGGAAAGGCTCACCATGCAAATAGCCAATATGCTCAAAGAAGCATTGGACTCCGAAAATGTAGCGGTTATCATAGATGCGCACCACCATTGCGTATCCAGTCGTGGTATAAGAGACGCCGGCAGCACCACGCTTACCGCTGAATATAGCGGACAGTTTTTAAATATGGAAACTAAGAATGAATTTTTAAAGTATATCGGATCATGA
- a CDS encoding NAD(P)/FAD-dependent oxidoreductase yields MKKDAEVIIIGAGIAGLTAAKILKAAGKSVLVLEASDGVGGRVRTDEVDGYLLDRGFQVFLTAYPEAKKLLDYKTLELCKFNPGAIILNRDGITTLGDPARQPGSIVSTLLSSAATFADKLRMLRLKLKLAGKSIDEIFSEPEITTTEYLKKEGFSGTIMNQFFRPFMTGIFLEGRLSTSSRMFEFVFKMFSEGNAAIPAKGMGMIPKQLAECLSSQELLFHQNVSAVNGGSVTTTDGVVYQANYVLIATDPLSSPIRNRNSKIEHHSVSNMYFTAKKRPFEKPLIALNTLPGKIVNNIAVMDRISTGYSKNGDTLISLSLIGDHSKANQNELQENVVNELKLWYPEAVSWKHLKTYHIDYALPNDDHVTNEPDYTTMLVNAQCFTCGDYLMNGSINAAMKSGRQAAEAMINTMF; encoded by the coding sequence ATGAAAAAAGACGCGGAAGTGATTATTATAGGTGCGGGAATAGCCGGTTTAACAGCTGCCAAAATATTAAAAGCTGCCGGAAAATCGGTTTTGGTTTTGGAGGCCTCCGATGGAGTGGGTGGCAGAGTGCGAACAGATGAGGTAGATGGCTACCTGCTCGACCGGGGTTTCCAGGTTTTTCTGACAGCTTATCCCGAAGCCAAAAAACTATTAGATTACAAGACGCTGGAATTATGCAAATTTAATCCCGGCGCAATTATTTTGAATAGGGATGGTATCACTACTTTAGGTGATCCGGCCAGGCAGCCAGGTTCGATAGTGAGCACTTTGCTGTCTTCAGCCGCTACATTTGCTGATAAACTACGCATGCTCCGCTTAAAGCTAAAATTGGCTGGTAAAAGTATAGATGAGATATTTTCAGAGCCGGAGATCACCACTACAGAATACCTGAAAAAAGAAGGTTTTAGCGGAACGATCATGAACCAGTTTTTCCGCCCTTTTATGACAGGGATCTTTCTCGAAGGCCGGCTAAGTACTTCCAGCAGAATGTTTGAGTTTGTTTTTAAAATGTTTAGCGAAGGTAATGCTGCGATCCCTGCCAAAGGAATGGGCATGATACCTAAACAACTTGCTGAATGCCTTTCTTCCCAGGAACTGCTGTTTCATCAAAATGTATCAGCAGTTAATGGCGGCTCGGTAACAACAACAGATGGGGTTGTCTATCAGGCTAACTATGTTTTGATCGCTACCGATCCTTTAAGTTCCCCCATACGTAACAGAAATTCGAAAATTGAACATCATTCTGTGAGCAATATGTATTTCACCGCTAAAAAAAGACCGTTCGAAAAGCCTCTTATAGCTTTAAATACGTTACCGGGAAAAATTGTAAATAACATAGCGGTAATGGATCGTATTTCTACCGGGTACTCTAAAAACGGTGATACTTTAATTTCACTGTCGCTTATCGGGGATCATTCTAAAGCCAACCAAAACGAACTCCAGGAAAATGTGGTTAATGAATTGAAACTCTGGTATCCCGAAGCCGTCAGCTGGAAGCATTTAAAAACCTACCATATTGATTATGCGCTGCCCAATGACGACCACGTAACCAATGAACCTGATTATACAACTATGTTGGTGAATGCCCAATGCTTCACCTGTGGTGATTATTTGATGAATGGCTCGATTAATGCAGCGATGAAAAGTGGCAGGCAGGCTGCAGAGGCCATGATAAATACCATGTTTTAA
- a CDS encoding flavin reductase family protein: protein MQNIKSEQIYRMEKQYRTSLINSLIGYRALNLLGTTGNDGITNLCIISSVFHLGANPPLIGMVIRPEREHNDTLRNIRSTGQYTLNNVLPEWYMQAHQTSASYPSGVSEFDTCHFKKHYVNGFKAPFVTASNIRIGLELREMIDMEVNGTTIVIGEIVHILTEDGLIGQDGTADHGKARTMTVAGLDTYYLPQPVGQLAYAKPDVEPHLLNTHVNFNT, encoded by the coding sequence ATGCAGAATATAAAGAGCGAACAGATCTATCGGATGGAAAAGCAATACCGAACAAGCCTGATCAATAGTTTGATAGGCTACCGGGCTTTGAATCTTTTGGGCACAACCGGCAATGACGGTATCACCAACTTGTGTATCATCAGTTCTGTTTTCCATTTGGGTGCCAACCCGCCGCTTATCGGAATGGTGATCCGGCCTGAACGTGAGCACAATGATACGTTGCGTAATATCAGATCAACAGGACAATACACCCTCAATAACGTGCTGCCCGAATGGTACATGCAGGCACACCAAACCAGCGCAAGTTATCCTTCGGGCGTTTCTGAATTTGATACCTGCCATTTCAAAAAGCATTATGTGAATGGCTTTAAAGCGCCTTTTGTTACAGCATCCAACATACGCATAGGGCTGGAACTGCGTGAGATGATTGATATGGAAGTTAACGGAACAACCATTGTAATTGGTGAAATAGTTCATATCCTAACAGAAGATGGATTGATCGGTCAAGATGGAACAGCTGATCACGGTAAAGCAAGAACCATGACCGTGGCCGGTTTGGACACTTATTATCTTCCGCAACCCGTTGGGCAACTCGCCTATGCCAAGCCCGATGTTGAACCTCATCTATTAAATACACATGTCAACTTCAATACATAA
- a CDS encoding acyltransferase family protein has translation MVLFPDYPITKYDQNGIIDIPNIKLLILNFSPSAFGFTGVTLFLIISGFLIHLGYLKNKEIFNASTFFSKRFWRIFPPYWFALLTFTIILNRHDFSNINFRDLIFHFFTIHNLFDSTFFSINASFWSLALEVQLYLLYPFFLFLRNKIGIKTTFKLILALSIAVLVLGIFFNDLINKVSYINSVFELWFIWAAGAYFAEAFFNKKRVFKKGALIISLISFLILFAAKSFLYANYLLQYIATFSWIAFIDWILHNEKVDLKGVLSRWIVKIGICSYSIYLFHQPLLYLIFNFYDKHFRAHFNHPILILIPAFVGIFAMCYFLYLTIERTAISIGANLREKKSNKIQQLL, from the coding sequence CTGGTTCTGTTTCCTGACTATCCAATAACAAAGTATGATCAAAATGGAATTATAGATATTCCAAATATTAAATTACTGATACTTAATTTTTCACCATCCGCATTTGGATTTACCGGTGTTACTTTATTTTTAATAATCAGTGGGTTTCTGATCCATTTAGGATATTTAAAGAATAAGGAAATCTTTAATGCTTCAACTTTTTTTAGCAAGCGATTTTGGCGAATATTTCCACCGTATTGGTTTGCATTATTAACTTTTACCATCATATTGAATCGTCATGATTTTTCTAATATTAACTTTAGAGATTTAATTTTTCATTTTTTCACGATCCATAACCTCTTTGATTCTACATTTTTTTCAATAAATGCCTCTTTCTGGAGTTTAGCACTCGAAGTACAACTTTACTTGCTTTATCCCTTCTTCTTATTTTTAAGGAATAAAATAGGAATAAAAACAACATTTAAATTGATTTTGGCTTTGTCGATTGCTGTTTTAGTCTTGGGTATATTCTTCAATGATTTAATCAATAAAGTATCTTACATTAATTCAGTTTTTGAATTATGGTTCATCTGGGCTGCAGGAGCATATTTTGCGGAGGCTTTTTTTAATAAAAAGCGAGTGTTCAAAAAGGGCGCGCTTATTATTTCTTTAATTTCATTTCTGATATTATTTGCCGCCAAAAGTTTTTTGTATGCAAACTATCTGTTACAATATATAGCTACATTTTCATGGATCGCTTTTATTGATTGGATATTGCACAATGAAAAGGTTGATTTAAAAGGAGTTCTATCAAGATGGATTGTTAAAATCGGTATATGCAGTTACAGCATATATTTATTTCATCAGCCCTTATTGTATCTGATTTTCAATTTCTACGACAAGCATTTTAGGGCTCATTTCAATCATCCAATCCTAATTCTTATCCCTGCTTTTGTGGGAATATTTGCGATGTGCTATTTTCTTTATCTAACCATTGAGCGTACGGCTATTTCAATTGGTGCAAATTTGAGGGAAAAGAAATCCAATAAAATCCAACAATTGCTTTAA